A window of Salvelinus alpinus chromosome 31, SLU_Salpinus.1, whole genome shotgun sequence contains these coding sequences:
- the LOC139561146 gene encoding transmembrane protein 256-like, giving the protein MTASLVVQRLAGVSGALAVTAGAYGAHGFKNKDPDDYSIVLYETANKYHFYHSIALLGASRCRKPAVAGALLVAGMGAFCGSLYHQALTEDPVLRKLAPYGGMFLIAGWLAIAI; this is encoded by the exons ATGACCGCGTCTTTGGTTGTGCAGAGGTTAGCAGGAGTGTCCGGGGCGCTTGCTGTCACGGCTGGGGCATACGGAGCTCACG GTTTCAAAAACAAAGATCCAGACGATTACTCGATAGTG CTGTATGAGACGGCCAACAAGTACCACTTCTACCACAGCATAGCTCTGCTGGGGGCCTCTCGCTGTAGGAAACCTGCTGTG GCGGGCGCCCTCCTGGTAGCAGGCATGGGGGCGTTCTGTGGCTCCTTGTATCACCAGGCCCTGACGGAGGACCCTGTCCTGAGGAAACTGGCTCCTTACGGGGGCATGTTCCTGatcgctggctggctggccataGCCATCTGA